The Amycolatopsis sp. DG1A-15b genome window below encodes:
- a CDS encoding alpha/beta hydrolase domain-containing protein produces MTDRPRPVTCATPHRCSWIGGRLRSGSHHRVQVDATGSTVTDQCGSAAGGVRTPWLDVPVATCRPTSTPASTCGLQGHRVPFDPARQKTPTPTTVPMSARSSPRPNPLVTQGYCTSPPSPADVPRWCSCAANAASMTRSCGLQGAAGRPRQRRDPADRRCRCGVPRSGLRCGRPRFRHLTSPSAPFNLSN; encoded by the coding sequence GTGACTGACCGCCCGCGGCCAGTCACCTGCGCGACGCCGCACAGGTGCAGCTGGATCGGTGGGCGGCTGCGGAGTGGATCGCACCACCGCGTCCAGGTCGACGCCACCGGTAGCACTGTCACCGACCAGTGCGGCAGCGCCGCCGGTGGGGTGCGCACCCCGTGGCTGGACGTGCCGGTCGCGACCTGCCGCCCGACGAGCACCCCCGCGTCGACCTGCGGCCTCCAGGGGCATCGCGTGCCGTTCGACCCGGCGCGGCAGAAGACCCCTACCCCGACCACGGTGCCGATGTCCGCCCGTTCATCGCCGAGACCGAACCCCCTGGTCACCCAGGGGTACTGCACCTCGCCCCCATCGCCTGCCGACGTGCCACGGTGGTGCAGCTGCGCGGCGAACGCCGCATCGATGACACGGTCCTGCGGCCTCCAGGGGGCTGCAGGCCGGCCTCGGCAACGAAGAGATCCGGCTGACCGGCGGTGCCGCTGCGGAGTGCCCAGGAGTGGGTTGCGCTGCGGGCGACCGAGGTTCAGGCACTTGACAAGCCCGTCGGCGCCGTTCAATCTCTCTAATTAA
- a CDS encoding alpha/beta hydrolase domain-containing protein yields the protein MKTVVLTVVTLLAGLVTGPAAATEPPRAVPAAAPSPLVTGPIPATAPPGDPSHGYPFFATDQNLRARGYVEEEYFVEGTANRYTTPDGATGSVIDGGHEYRTRIVVRRPVSPRKFNGTAVVEWYNVTNTFDYEVVWSRSFRHLLDAGYAWVGVSAQAAGVHSGQGLKAWSPHRYGTLDLTDGGTVTDDSLSYDVFSQVAQALRHPRGANPLPGLKVETLIATGQSQSASRLTTYANSVHPIAPVYDAIAIVDGGVGVRTDLTTKVFKTASEYDVLANQAARRQPDTDRFVSWEIAGASHSDRHAYLVNNPIRLRDAGVSGLLAGPTAPCVAPARSNVPYEYVLDAMFDHIVRWTGDGVRPPAGPRIEVTDTGTRPATANRDAYQIVKGGIRLAAVAVPTERNTGWNTGLTPDRDSACAQGGTWIPFDGTTLRGLYPTHTSYVDAVRRVTAQNLRDGYLTREDADATVRAAEKADVP from the coding sequence ATGAAGACCGTCGTCCTGACCGTCGTGACACTTCTGGCCGGCCTCGTGACCGGCCCCGCGGCGGCCACCGAGCCGCCGCGCGCGGTCCCGGCGGCCGCGCCGAGCCCGCTGGTGACCGGGCCGATCCCCGCCACCGCCCCACCCGGCGACCCGTCGCACGGCTACCCGTTCTTCGCCACGGACCAGAACCTGCGGGCACGCGGGTACGTCGAGGAGGAGTACTTCGTCGAGGGCACCGCCAACCGGTACACGACCCCGGACGGCGCGACCGGCTCGGTCATCGACGGCGGTCACGAGTACCGGACCCGCATCGTGGTCCGCCGCCCGGTCTCGCCGAGGAAGTTCAACGGCACGGCCGTGGTCGAGTGGTACAACGTGACCAACACGTTCGACTACGAGGTCGTGTGGAGCCGGTCGTTCCGGCACCTGCTCGACGCGGGCTACGCCTGGGTCGGCGTCAGCGCGCAGGCCGCCGGTGTCCACTCCGGACAGGGCCTGAAGGCGTGGAGCCCCCACCGGTACGGCACGCTCGACCTGACCGACGGCGGCACGGTCACCGACGACTCGCTGTCCTACGACGTTTTCAGTCAGGTCGCGCAGGCACTCCGGCATCCCCGCGGTGCGAACCCGTTGCCAGGTTTGAAGGTCGAGACGCTGATCGCGACCGGCCAGTCGCAGTCGGCGTCGCGGCTGACCACCTACGCGAACTCGGTGCACCCGATCGCGCCGGTCTACGACGCCATCGCGATCGTCGACGGCGGTGTCGGAGTGCGCACCGACCTGACGACGAAGGTGTTCAAGACGGCCAGCGAGTACGACGTGCTCGCGAACCAGGCCGCCCGCCGCCAGCCGGACACCGATCGGTTCGTCTCCTGGGAGATCGCCGGCGCTTCCCACTCCGACCGGCACGCCTACCTGGTGAACAACCCGATCCGGCTGCGCGACGCCGGCGTGTCCGGTCTGCTCGCCGGGCCGACGGCCCCCTGTGTGGCGCCGGCGCGCAGCAACGTGCCCTACGAGTACGTGCTCGACGCGATGTTCGACCACATCGTCCGCTGGACCGGAGACGGCGTCCGGCCACCCGCCGGGCCGCGGATCGAGGTGACGGACACGGGCACCCGGCCCGCCACGGCGAACCGGGACGCCTACCAGATCGTCAAGGGTGGCATCCGGCTCGCAGCGGTCGCCGTGCCGACCGAACGCAACACGGGCTGGAACACCGGCCTCACCCCGGACCGGGACAGCGCCTGCGCGCAGGGCGGCACCTGGATCCCGTTCGACGGAACCACGTTGCGCGGCCTGTACCCGACGCACACGAGCTACGTCGACGCGGTCCGCCGGGTCACGGCGCAGAACCTGCGGGACGGCTACCTGACCCGCGAGGACGCCGACGCCACCGTTCGAGCCGCGGAGAAGGCTGATGTGCCGTGA